The following are encoded in a window of Planctomycetaceae bacterium genomic DNA:
- a CDS encoding putative toxin-antitoxin system toxin component, PIN family has product MKAVIDTNVIVSGLLKPFSASGEIVRMLADGKIQICYDARILLEYEQVLHREKFGFDFAIIEILMGSIKEMGICTTGSPITARLPDPTDEMFVEVASDPHCRLLVTGNGKHFPQKACGNVRVLTPRDFLAFFTRCE; this is encoded by the coding sequence GTGAAAGCTGTTATTGATACTAATGTCATAGTATCTGGACTGTTAAAACCATTTTCTGCAAGTGGCGAAATTGTCCGTATGCTCGCTGACGGCAAAATCCAGATATGTTATGATGCCAGAATATTATTAGAATATGAGCAAGTACTGCATCGTGAAAAATTCGGATTTGATTTTGCGATTATTGAAATATTGATGGGTTCGATTAAGGAAATGGGAATATGTACCACAGGCAGTCCCATTACGGCAAGACTTCCAGACCCGACAGATGAAATGTTTGTAGAAGTCGCAAGTGATCCACACTGTCGTTTACTCGTGACAGGCAATGGTAAACATTTTCCACAAAAAGCATGTGGAAATGTAAGAGTGCTGACGCCACGAGATTTCTTGGCCTTTTTTACACGTTGCGAATAA